One window of Bos indicus isolate NIAB-ARS_2022 breed Sahiwal x Tharparkar chromosome 18, NIAB-ARS_B.indTharparkar_mat_pri_1.0, whole genome shotgun sequence genomic DNA carries:
- the LOC139177234 gene encoding leukocyte immunoglobulin-like receptor subfamily A member 6 codes for MAAVLPALLCLGLSVGLRTQVQAGTLPKPTIWAEPRSVVPWGSPVTIWCQGPPGAQEFHLDKEGNPVFWDREKPPGPGDKARFSIQHMGQDHAGSYQCYYSTPTGWSERSDPLQLVVTRPYIKPSLSALSSPVVMSGGNVTLQCGSRQGFNRFLLTKEGEDEFSRALDGQRSPDGQTQALFPVGPVTPGHRWTFRCYGFYRHNPQVWSAPSDPLELLVPGLSGKPSLLTPQGSVVTSGQNLTLQCRSDIGYTRFALSKEGGQDLPQRPAQRPQRGLYQADFPLGPVATFHRGQYRCYGGHGLSSEWSAPSEPLELLVAGEEPAGQL; via the exons ATGGCCGCCGTGCTCCCCGCCCTGCTCTGCCTTG GGCTGAGTGTGGGGCTGAGGACCCAGGTACAGGCCG GGACCCTCCCCAAACCCACCATCTGGGCTGAGCCGCGCTCTGTGGTCCCCTGGGGGAGCCCCGTGACCATCTGGTGTCAGGGTCCCCCGGGGGCCCAGGAGTTCCATCTGGATAAAGAGGGAAACCCAGTTTTCTGGGACAGAGAGAAACCCCCGGGTCCCGGGGACAAGGCCAGGTTCTCCATCCAACACATGGGACAGGACCACGCAGGGAGCTATCAGTGCTACTACAGCACCCCCACTGGCTGGTCAGAGCGCAGTGACCCCCTGCAGCTGGTGGTGACAA GACCCTACATCAAACCCAGCCTCTCAGCCCTGTCGAGCCCTGTAGTGATGTCGGGAGGGAATGTGACCCTCCAGTGTGGCTCCCGTCAGGGATTTAACAGATTCCTTCTCACCAAGGAAGGAGAAGACGAGTTCTCTCGGGCCCTGGATGGACAGCGAAGCCCCGACGGGCAGACCCAGGCCCTGTTCCCCGTGGGCCCCGTGACCCCCGGGCACAGGTGGACGTTCAGATGCTACGGCTTTTACAGGCACAACCCTCAGGTGTGGTCAGCCCCCAGCGACCCCCTGGAGCTCCTGGTCCCAG GGctgtctgggaagccctccctcctGACCCCGCAGGGCTCTGTCGTCACCTCTGGACAGAACCTGACCCTCCAGTGTCGCTCTGACATCGGCTACACCAGATTCGCTCTGTCCAAGGAGGGGGGACAGGACCTCCCCCAGCGCCCGGCCCAGAGACCACAGCGGGGGCTCTATCAGGCCGACTTCCCCCTGGGCCCAGTTGCCACCTTCCACAGGGGCCAGTACAGATGCTATGGTGGACACGGCCTCTCCTCCGAGTGGTCGGCCCCCAGTGAGCCCCTGGAGCTGCTGGTGGCAGGTGAGGAGCCAGCGGGTCAGTTGTAG
- the LOC109572044 gene encoding leukocyte immunoglobulin-like receptor subfamily B member 3 isoform X4, with translation MTEQHAGSYRCYYSTPTGWSEPSDRLELVVTGSYSKPSLSALPSPVVTLGGSVTLQCGSHQGFNRFLLTKEGEDESSRTLDGQRAPNWQTQALFSVGPVTPRHRWMFRCYGFYRDTPQVWSAPSDPLELLVPGLSGKPSLLTSQGPVITSGQNLTLQCRSDVSYARFALSKEGGQDLPQRPARRPQEGLSQADFPLGPVSTVQGGRYRCYGGHGLSSEWSAPSDPLELLVAGEEPAGRLRDRPSLSVRPGPTVAPGENVTLLCQSGERTDTFLLSKEGAAHRPLRLRSQDQDGQYQAEFSLSPVTSAHGGTYRCYGSLSTDPYLLSQPSEPLALVVSGLTWYLSALIGVLVTFVLLLLVLLFLFLQHRGQDRCRKSRAADPGPEDRDPQSSSSPATGAQDQAIYAAVSDTHSEVGLQLDHRAATSEAPQDVTYAQLNHSIVRRGMAAPPAPPSGEPPAEPSEYAALAVR, from the exons ATGACGGAGCAGCACGCAGGGAGCTATCGGTGCTACTACAGCACCCCCACTGGCTGGTCAGAGCCCAGTGACCGCCTGGAGCTGGTGGTGACAG GATCCTACAGCAAACCCAGCCTCTCAGCCCTGCCGAGCCCTGTGGTGACCTTGGGAGGGAGCGTGACCCTCCAGTGTGGCTCCCATCAGGGATTTAACAGATTCCTTCTGACCAAGGAAGGAGAAGATGAGTCCTCTCGGACCCTGGATGGACAGCGAGCCCCCAACTGGCAGACCCAGGCCCTGTTCTCCGTGGGCCCTGTGACCCCCAGGCACAGGTGGATGTTCAGATGCTACGGCTTTTACAGGGACACCCCCCAGGTGTGGTCGGCCCCCAGCGACCCCCTGGAGCTCCTGGTCCCAG ggctgtcagggaagccctccctcctgACCTCGCAGGGCCCTGTCATCACCTCTGGACAGAACCTGACCCTCCAGTGCCGCTCTGATGTCAGCTACGCCAGATTTGCTCTGTCCAAGGAGGGGGGACAGGACCTCCCCCAGCGCCCTGCCCGGAGGCCCCAGGAGGGGCTCTCTCAGGCCGACTTCCCCCTGGGCCCGGTGAGCACCGTCCAAGGGGGCCGATACAGATGCTACGGTGGACACGGCCTCTCCTCCGAGTGGTCGGCCCCCAGCGACCCCCTGGAGCTGCTGGTGGCAGGAGAGGAGCCAGCGG GACGGCTCAGAGACAGACCCTCCCTCTCGGTGCGGCCGGGCCCCACGGTGGCCCCCGGGGAGAATGTGACCCTGCTGTGTCAGTCAGGAGAGAGGACGGACACTTTCCTTCTGTCCAAGGAGGGGGCAGCCCATCGCCCCCTGCGTCTGCGCTCCCAGGACCAAGACGGGCAGTACCAGGCCGAGTTCTCCTTGAGCCCTGTGACCTCAGCCCACGGGGGCACCTACAGGTGCTACGGCTCACTCAGCACAGACCCCTACCTGCTGTCACAGCCCAGTGAGCCCCTGGCGCTCGTGGTCTCAG GCCTCACGTGGTACCTGAGTGCCCTCATCGGGGTCTTGGTGACCTTCGTCCTGCTGCTCCTcgtcctcctctttctcttcctccaacACCGGGGTCAGGACAGATGCAGGAAGTCAC GGGCGGCAGACCCAGGGCCTGAGGACAGGGACCCGCAGAGCAG CTCCAGCCCAGCCACAGGCGCCCAGGACCAGGCCATCT ATGCTGCCGTGAGCGACACACACTCTGAGGTGGGGCTACAGCTGGACCATCGG GCTGCTACATCTGAAGCCCCCCAGGACGTGACCTACGCCCAGCTGAACCACTCGATCGTCAGAAGGGGGATGGCCGCACCCCCGGCTCCCCCGTCAGGGGAGCCCCCAGCAGAGCCCAGTGAGTACGCTGCTCTCGCCGTTCGCTAG